In Aliamphritea ceti, a single window of DNA contains:
- the gshA gene encoding glutamate--cysteine ligase: MSAALEKNLQRLAESGLSSSLKGMLHGIEKEGLRVDAEGIISQTDHPASLGSTLTHSHITTDYSEALMEFITPVFNESADALQFLQDLHHFSFQKLNSEELWASSMPCRIDGDAMIPIARYGSSNVGQMKYTYRVGLEHRYGKMMQAIAGIHYNFSLPDGLWENLQKLQDNNDSLQKFRSDSYFALIRNFRRYSWLLLYLFGASPALAASFMAGREHDLESWDEDTLYRPYATSLRMSDLGYSNKAQADLNICFNHLDTYTRSLQKAINTPYATYAEMGIKVDGQYKQLNSNILQIENEYYSDIRPKRVAQSGEKPINALQERGVEYIEVRNTDINPLMPLGIDQSQSDFLDAFLVTCLLSNPAEISESECTRIGENNDLTVNRGREPGLTLNNNGTQMTVAQWGNDIIADISKTAAMLDNVYGSERFSSAVNQQQEKLDNPALTPSAQVLEGMKHSGQGYEAFALAKSREHREAISQLPISAEQQAYLEKLSSESLQEQKEIELADNVDFDQYLADYMAK, encoded by the coding sequence TTGTCTGCGGCACTGGAAAAAAATCTGCAACGCCTGGCCGAGAGTGGCCTGTCATCAAGTCTGAAAGGCATGCTTCACGGCATCGAGAAAGAAGGCTTACGGGTCGACGCTGAAGGTATTATCAGCCAGACAGATCACCCGGCGTCACTGGGTTCTACGCTGACCCATAGCCATATCACGACCGATTATTCTGAAGCCCTGATGGAATTCATCACGCCGGTGTTCAATGAATCCGCGGATGCTCTTCAGTTCCTGCAGGACCTGCACCACTTCAGTTTCCAGAAGCTCAACAGTGAAGAACTCTGGGCTTCAAGCATGCCGTGCCGCATTGATGGCGACGCCATGATACCTATTGCCCGTTACGGCAGCTCCAACGTCGGTCAGATGAAATACACCTACCGGGTTGGCCTGGAACACCGTTACGGCAAAATGATGCAGGCCATCGCCGGCATTCATTACAACTTTTCATTGCCTGACGGCCTGTGGGAAAACCTGCAAAAGCTTCAGGATAACAACGACAGCCTGCAGAAATTCCGCTCAGACAGCTACTTCGCACTGATTCGCAATTTCCGCCGTTACTCATGGTTGCTGTTGTACCTGTTCGGTGCATCACCGGCACTGGCTGCCAGCTTCATGGCCGGCCGGGAACATGATCTGGAAAGCTGGGACGAAGATACCTTGTATCGCCCGTACGCAACTTCTTTGCGCATGAGTGATCTGGGCTATTCCAACAAAGCCCAGGCCGATCTGAATATCTGCTTTAACCATCTGGATACTTATACCCGTTCACTGCAAAAGGCGATCAACACGCCTTATGCAACCTATGCGGAAATGGGCATTAAAGTAGATGGTCAGTACAAACAGCTGAACAGCAATATTCTGCAGATAGAAAACGAATACTACAGCGACATCCGGCCAAAACGGGTTGCACAGAGCGGTGAAAAACCGATAAATGCCCTGCAGGAACGCGGCGTTGAATACATTGAAGTGCGCAACACGGATATCAACCCGTTAATGCCACTGGGTATCGACCAGTCACAGTCTGATTTCCTTGATGCTTTCCTGGTCACTTGCCTGTTATCCAATCCGGCAGAGATAAGTGAGTCGGAATGTACACGCATTGGCGAGAACAACGATCTGACTGTAAACCGGGGACGCGAACCCGGCCTGACGCTGAATAATAACGGTACGCAAATGACCGTTGCCCAGTGGGGTAATGACATCATTGCCGATATCAGCAAGACTGCTGCCATGCTAGACAATGTTTATGGCTCTGAACGTTTCAGCAGTGCAGTTAACCAGCAGCAGGAAAAACTGGATAACCCTGCACTGACACCTTCCGCGCAAGTGCTTGAAGGTATGAAGCACAGCGGTCAGGGATATGAAGCCTTTGCTTTGGCGAAAAGTCGCGAACACCGCGAAGCCATCAGCCAGTTACCAATCAGCGCTGAGCAACAGGCGTATCTGGAAAAACTCAGCAGTGAATCGCTACAAGAACAAAAAGAGATCGAGCTGGCCGACAATGTCGACTTCGATCAGTATCTGGCCGATTACATGGCTAAATAA
- a CDS encoding YciI family protein, producing the protein MSPFLIAAFLDNFFASGTFLASGPKQPRTGGIILATAPSLPALKAILEEDPFKREQLAHYEITEFIPNKAAVGLEHLLAV; encoded by the coding sequence ATGTCGCCTTTCTTGATCGCTGCTTTTCTTGACAACTTTTTTGCCAGCGGTACCTTTTTAGCATCCGGCCCAAAACAGCCCCGCACCGGCGGTATCATTCTGGCAACGGCCCCAAGTCTGCCTGCATTGAAAGCCATTCTTGAAGAAGATCCGTTTAAGCGTGAACAACTGGCACACTACGAAATCACTGAATTCATTCCCAACAAGGCAGCTGTAGGCTTGGAGCATTTGCTCGCAGTCTGA
- a CDS encoding LysR substrate-binding domain-containing protein translates to MPVKLPPLNWLRTFEVAARELNFTVAARELNMTQSAVSQQIRLLEDNLGEPLFNRMPRQISLTKRGRAYLPVVQGALQELQRGTSDIFSPLKDGEVTIEVNTAFGILWLAPRLAKFTSQFPGLGLRIINANWDSEFTAGTAELSLRHGTGDWPELDFTRLIAPKLRPYCSPQMAAEIEQTADVLKWPLLNVIGNQQNWHAWLAQQGLQHDTPLLMHKMDSAATTVAMAVANCGICLSYDEIVAPQVAAGQLVAPLNDYVGSTESYYLTHRQDSPLSKAAKVFKDWLLEEVS, encoded by the coding sequence ATGCCGGTTAAACTACCTCCATTAAACTGGCTGCGCACTTTTGAGGTCGCTGCCAGAGAACTGAATTTTACCGTGGCTGCCCGGGAACTGAATATGACCCAGTCGGCGGTCAGTCAGCAAATCCGTTTACTGGAAGATAATCTCGGTGAGCCTCTGTTTAACCGAATGCCACGGCAAATCAGCCTTACTAAACGGGGACGGGCCTATTTACCTGTAGTGCAGGGCGCATTACAGGAGCTGCAACGCGGTACTTCGGACATTTTTTCACCACTGAAGGACGGTGAAGTAACAATTGAAGTGAACACTGCTTTTGGCATTCTCTGGCTGGCGCCCCGGTTAGCCAAATTCACTTCGCAATTTCCCGGGCTGGGCCTGCGGATCATTAATGCTAACTGGGACAGTGAATTCACTGCCGGCACCGCTGAGCTGTCGTTGCGACACGGTACCGGAGACTGGCCTGAGTTGGACTTTACCCGGTTGATTGCGCCTAAGCTGCGGCCGTATTGCAGCCCTCAGATGGCCGCTGAGATTGAGCAGACAGCTGACGTGCTCAAATGGCCGCTATTGAATGTGATCGGTAATCAGCAGAACTGGCATGCCTGGCTGGCACAGCAGGGGTTGCAGCATGATACGCCGTTGTTGATGCATAAGATGGACAGTGCGGCGACAACAGTTGCGATGGCGGTGGCTAACTGCGGTATTTGTCTGAGCTATGATGAAATAGTTGCGCCACAGGTAGCAGCCGGACAGTTAGTTGCGCCGTTGAATGATTATGTAGGCAGTACCGAAAGTTATTACCTGACGCACCGGCAGGACAGTCCGCTAAGTAAGGCAGCGAAAGTCTTTAAGGACTGGTTATTAGAAGAAGTTAGCTAA
- a CDS encoding TauD/TfdA family dioxygenase codes for MLDGTPTDGRATDTQITSITQQERSLQIEWNDGKHASFHFLWLRDNCPSGFHTDTQERIFDQLSVSADIHPLSIYHDAESLHIDWSEGEQRSVFCHQWLRDHAYSGNLRQRQSSTYQSWNSSFINSIPEADNNDVMQDDKALFDWMTALDRDGLAIIRNMPITDEAVVDIAQRIDYLRRTNFGVTFNVISVPNPINLAYTSIALPLHTDLANQEVPPGYQFLHCLANDSEGGASVFVDGLRVLEDLRGECPEDFQLLAKYAIPFRFHDNEHDIRQHHPVINLNTFGEIVEIKYNAHLADIFDLPEEIMHEYYLAYRNLMGRLRDPRYTIKLMLQGGDMVVFDNRRVMHGRDKFDPSTGTRHLRGCYVDRSEFQSRLRVLGQQFT; via the coding sequence ATGTTAGACGGTACACCAACAGACGGCCGGGCAACCGACACTCAGATCACTTCAATCACCCAACAGGAACGCAGCCTGCAGATTGAATGGAACGACGGCAAGCACGCCAGCTTTCACTTTCTCTGGTTACGCGACAACTGCCCAAGTGGTTTTCACACCGATACTCAGGAACGTATCTTTGATCAGCTATCCGTCAGTGCCGACATTCACCCACTGAGCATCTATCATGATGCTGAGTCCCTGCATATCGACTGGTCTGAAGGTGAGCAGCGCAGTGTATTTTGCCATCAGTGGCTGCGCGACCATGCATACTCCGGCAACCTGCGTCAGCGTCAGAGCTCTACCTATCAGAGCTGGAACAGCAGCTTTATCAACAGTATTCCTGAAGCAGACAACAACGACGTTATGCAGGATGACAAAGCACTGTTCGACTGGATGACTGCACTCGACCGCGACGGCCTGGCAATTATTCGTAACATGCCGATTACTGATGAAGCAGTAGTCGATATTGCACAGCGCATTGACTACCTGCGCCGGACCAACTTTGGCGTTACCTTCAACGTAATCTCTGTACCTAACCCGATCAACCTGGCTTACACTTCGATCGCCTTACCTCTGCATACCGATCTGGCGAATCAGGAAGTGCCTCCTGGTTACCAGTTCCTGCACTGCCTGGCGAACGACAGTGAAGGCGGCGCTTCAGTATTTGTTGATGGCCTACGGGTGTTGGAAGACCTGCGCGGTGAATGCCCTGAAGATTTCCAGCTATTAGCAAAATACGCGATTCCGTTCCGCTTCCATGACAACGAACACGATATCCGCCAGCATCATCCGGTGATCAACCTGAACACCTTTGGCGAAATTGTAGAAATCAAATACAACGCCCATCTGGCAGATATTTTCGATCTGCCGGAAGAAATTATGCATGAGTACTATCTGGCCTACCGTAACCTGATGGGCCGCCTGCGTGACCCACGCTACACCATCAAACTGATGCTGCAGGGTGGCGACATGGTGGTGTTCGATAACCGTCGAGTTATGCACGGTCGGGATAAATTTGACCCGAGCACAGGTACCCGTCATTTACGCGGCTGCTATGTGGACCGGTCAGAATTCCAGAGCCGTCTGCGGGTGCTCGGGCAACAGTTCACCTGA
- a CDS encoding MFS transporter, translated as MTATLLSLIALFLSGFIMYLGHGLNNILVPSRLSSEGISADNIGLVMAMFSVGLLLGGLYARRLMVRVGHIRLYTASAAIGAISILVCYLWLNEWLWAVMRILIGFSIAATNIVADGWLSERATNETRSRILSINQVVMLSAMFLGSFLVNLAPVNEATLYIIGGLMFCAGVIPIALSKVPVPDIDDSPRMPMIQLAKISPAGVTSVLMCGLLLGSVLALLAVYAKNKGITGVDVSLLFGAAILGGFILQFPIGYLADRFNRRSVIMYCTLISMVAVSLVPFSVELDWFICTLLLVALSSGIMATLYPLGVSESFDRLQQNQMSAAMGSMMILYAAGGVIGPILAGFMMEKFGDNSFFAMLAVMHAIFVIFIFYRTKMRVSIPIEQQEAFVAQGASGIVSAELDPRTEYTDTIPELSPAAQTAVDMATHHPELAIDMVMLIAKANPEQVNEVAGAVAAIDGMDVTELYNRLNELTPSQDTELAQSIIAASTEAPAELVSAVFEEAESEDIPELAASMAEASPEQSLDIIEAATEAVLVDDNPEAVVEIAEAYLSNVSDNLEDMRYADRLADESEQNITDMVSMIAEKAPDQAVDVAAAAVEAVPESASDVMEALHEHDAIDDLVSDLKDKPDQA; from the coding sequence ATGACGGCGACGCTACTCTCCCTGATCGCTCTGTTTCTGAGCGGTTTCATTATGTATCTGGGACACGGCCTGAATAATATTCTGGTGCCTTCCCGTCTCAGTTCTGAAGGCATCAGCGCCGATAATATCGGTCTGGTCATGGCCATGTTTTCGGTAGGCTTATTGCTCGGTGGATTGTACGCCCGCCGATTAATGGTCCGGGTCGGACATATTCGTTTATATACCGCCAGTGCTGCTATCGGTGCTATCAGTATCCTGGTCTGTTATCTCTGGCTGAACGAATGGTTATGGGCAGTCATGCGTATACTTATTGGTTTCAGCATCGCAGCGACCAACATTGTTGCTGATGGCTGGTTGAGTGAACGCGCCACCAATGAGACCCGCTCACGAATCTTATCGATCAACCAGGTCGTCATGCTGTCGGCAATGTTCCTCGGCTCCTTTCTGGTCAACCTTGCTCCGGTTAACGAAGCGACCTTATACATTATTGGCGGCCTGATGTTCTGTGCCGGGGTAATACCTATTGCACTCAGCAAGGTACCTGTACCGGACATCGACGACTCGCCACGCATGCCGATGATACAGCTGGCGAAAATATCGCCTGCCGGCGTGACCTCAGTATTAATGTGCGGCTTGCTGCTTGGCTCAGTTCTGGCCTTACTGGCGGTATATGCAAAAAACAAAGGCATAACCGGCGTCGACGTCTCACTACTGTTCGGTGCGGCAATTCTGGGTGGTTTTATTCTGCAGTTTCCGATTGGCTATCTGGCAGACCGCTTTAACCGACGCTCCGTTATAATGTATTGCACCCTGATATCCATGGTCGCAGTGTCTCTGGTGCCATTCAGTGTCGAACTGGACTGGTTTATCTGTACCTTACTATTGGTCGCTCTGAGCAGCGGCATCATGGCCACACTTTATCCTCTGGGTGTTTCGGAAAGCTTTGACCGTTTGCAACAAAATCAGATGAGCGCCGCAATGGGCTCGATGATGATTCTCTATGCCGCTGGCGGTGTAATCGGGCCGATTCTTGCTGGCTTCATGATGGAGAAATTCGGCGATAACTCATTCTTCGCAATGCTCGCAGTCATGCACGCCATATTCGTCATATTCATTTTCTACCGCACCAAAATGCGGGTTTCCATTCCTATTGAGCAACAGGAAGCTTTTGTTGCTCAGGGTGCATCAGGTATCGTCAGTGCGGAACTTGATCCACGAACCGAATACACCGACACCATTCCGGAACTAAGCCCTGCCGCTCAAACCGCTGTGGATATGGCTACCCATCATCCGGAACTGGCAATCGACATGGTAATGCTGATTGCTAAAGCTAATCCGGAGCAGGTCAACGAAGTTGCCGGAGCAGTGGCAGCCATCGACGGCATGGACGTTACCGAACTGTATAACCGCCTTAACGAGCTAACACCAAGTCAGGACACAGAGTTGGCACAAAGCATCATAGCCGCCTCTACAGAGGCCCCTGCTGAACTGGTTAGCGCAGTCTTTGAAGAAGCTGAGTCTGAAGATATTCCGGAACTGGCAGCCTCAATGGCAGAAGCATCACCGGAACAAAGCCTCGATATCATTGAAGCAGCCACTGAAGCGGTACTGGTAGACGATAACCCTGAAGCGGTGGTTGAAATTGCCGAAGCTTACCTCAGCAATGTATCCGACAACCTGGAGGATATGCGTTACGCAGATCGTTTAGCGGATGAAAGTGAGCAAAACATTACCGACATGGTATCGATGATTGCCGAAAAAGCGCCGGATCAGGCAGTGGATGTTGCCGCAGCAGCTGTTGAAGCCGTCCCGGAAAGTGCTTCAGACGTTATGGAAGCCCTGCATGAACATGATGCTATCGATGATCTGGTCTCTGACCTGAAAGATAAACCAGATCAAGCGTAA
- a CDS encoding LysR substrate-binding domain-containing protein produces MTHAQLKAFHALALSGSVQDAAERLSLTQPAVSVQLKALEADSQKVLFRKVGHRLELSAEGQTLFEITRQMFRAEAEARQLLSPDTQHTGSLVIGADGPHVALDLIAEFRRRHPEVRVETLFANAEHTWLNLLNLKVDVAVLAGSPEHQRVHKQLAARQSLMALLPAGHGLANEAELTLEQLSEEVLIFREQGSNTQQKLETALAERQLNVQPALVMGSREAVFEAVARNMGVGFLYNREVNQDPRICAVPVTGMQEVNWDEVVCLKNGRQNPHVAAFFDCIQLSSND; encoded by the coding sequence ATGACACATGCACAGCTAAAAGCTTTTCATGCACTCGCTCTGAGTGGTTCAGTGCAGGATGCTGCTGAGCGTCTGAGTCTGACCCAGCCGGCAGTAAGTGTGCAGCTAAAAGCGCTGGAAGCGGACAGCCAGAAAGTGCTGTTTCGTAAGGTTGGCCACCGGCTTGAATTATCTGCTGAAGGGCAGACGTTATTTGAAATTACCCGGCAGATGTTCCGTGCTGAGGCGGAGGCACGACAGTTGTTATCGCCGGATACTCAGCATACTGGCAGTTTGGTAATCGGTGCTGACGGCCCACATGTTGCGCTGGATCTGATAGCTGAGTTTCGTCGCAGACATCCTGAAGTCCGGGTTGAAACGCTGTTCGCTAATGCTGAGCATACCTGGCTGAACCTGTTGAATCTGAAAGTGGATGTAGCGGTGCTGGCGGGTTCGCCGGAGCACCAGCGGGTGCATAAACAGCTGGCGGCCCGGCAGAGCCTAATGGCTTTATTACCCGCTGGACATGGTTTGGCAAATGAAGCAGAGCTAACGCTGGAGCAGCTCAGTGAAGAAGTGCTTATTTTTCGCGAGCAGGGCTCGAATACCCAGCAGAAGCTGGAAACGGCGTTGGCGGAGCGCCAGTTGAATGTTCAGCCGGCGCTGGTCATGGGCAGTCGCGAGGCGGTGTTCGAAGCGGTCGCCCGCAATATGGGGGTGGGCTTTCTGTATAACCGGGAAGTAAATCAGGATCCACGGATCTGTGCGGTTCCTGTTACCGGTATGCAGGAGGTTAACTGGGATGAGGTGGTGTGTCTGAAAAATGGCCGCCAGAATCCCCATGTGGCGGCATTTTTTGACTGTATTCAGCTTAGTTCGAATGATTAG
- a CDS encoding ureidoglycolate lyase has product MNNTSAPNYIFEANEKPTRPLHQVPLIVATEESVKGYGCLVDDPDTFEIEIARWPAQGWRPVDEGTGDEAGWVEGVFYGEWRGDILHGSNEAVNGEYVLGWSCDPQQAQSETPSVPRDQVLLWHMNYHPDGGQMFYPLDNKPFVVPVALPGDDLTPEKVVAFWCDGSRGLYIHPNIWHEGIFPVEDKQRFQDRQGRVHARVSCDIGEEFGVYLSVPLKR; this is encoded by the coding sequence ATGAACAATACCTCTGCGCCAAACTATATCTTTGAAGCCAACGAGAAACCAACCCGTCCGCTGCATCAGGTGCCACTGATTGTTGCCACGGAAGAATCCGTAAAAGGTTACGGCTGCCTGGTCGATGATCCGGATACCTTTGAGATTGAAATTGCGCGCTGGCCAGCACAGGGCTGGCGCCCTGTCGACGAAGGCACCGGCGATGAAGCTGGCTGGGTAGAAGGTGTTTTTTACGGTGAATGGCGCGGCGACATTCTGCACGGCAGCAACGAAGCAGTGAATGGCGAATATGTACTTGGCTGGTCCTGTGATCCACAACAGGCACAGAGCGAAACCCCAAGCGTACCAAGAGATCAGGTGCTGCTCTGGCACATGAACTACCACCCAGACGGCGGCCAAATGTTCTACCCACTGGATAACAAACCCTTCGTCGTACCGGTTGCTTTACCCGGCGATGACCTCACACCTGAGAAGGTTGTCGCCTTCTGGTGTGACGGCAGTCGTGGGTTATATATCCATCCGAATATCTGGCATGAGGGTATTTTCCCGGTGGAAGACAAACAGCGTTTTCAGGATCGGCAGGGGCGGGTTCATGCTCGGGTTAGTTGTGATATTGGGGAGGAGTTTGGGGTTTATCTTTCAGTGCCGCTGAAGCGGTAA
- a CDS encoding HNH endonuclease → MDSYLDILPAGSTAVAVKTKGHNFYIDVNGISSTGCWVVSKDRIDDYVLVFHETNNGNDVYIGEFVGKNAEEFTERQGKKYPRYRIFLKDIKLAINTTENWTTFVGKGNGGFERIYLENKGKQKPVFLDPDSAEAEEGYKKDSSRMTSKRDKKLADSRKKKDNYTCQSCSNKYFVNNKYVIDCHHLEPIALGKRKTKIEDLISLCPTCHRIAHTRVPPYELDDLKDIVAKYT, encoded by the coding sequence ATGGATTCATATTTAGACATATTACCTGCGGGTTCAACTGCTGTAGCAGTTAAAACTAAGGGACATAACTTTTATATTGACGTCAATGGAATATCTTCAACCGGTTGTTGGGTTGTATCAAAAGATAGAATCGATGATTACGTATTGGTATTTCATGAAACAAACAATGGTAATGATGTTTATATTGGTGAGTTTGTCGGAAAAAATGCAGAAGAATTTACTGAGCGTCAGGGAAAGAAATATCCCCGTTACAGGATTTTTCTTAAAGATATAAAACTGGCTATTAACACTACCGAAAATTGGACCACTTTTGTTGGTAAAGGAAATGGTGGCTTCGAGCGTATTTATCTAGAGAATAAAGGAAAACAAAAGCCCGTATTTTTAGACCCTGATTCAGCCGAAGCTGAAGAGGGGTATAAAAAAGATTCATCTCGTATGACTTCAAAAAGAGATAAAAAATTAGCTGATTCGAGAAAGAAAAAAGATAACTACACATGCCAATCTTGTAGTAACAAATATTTCGTTAATAATAAGTACGTAATTGACTGCCATCATCTGGAGCCTATTGCACTAGGAAAGCGTAAAACTAAAATTGAAGACTTAATTTCACTTTGTCCAACATGCCATAGAATAGCTCATACCAGAGTCCCTCCTTATGAGTTGGATGATTTAAAGGACATAGTGGCAAAATACACTTAA
- a CDS encoding cytochrome C oxidase subunit IV family protein, with translation MFTVLNYRFKNYVWLVLITLTLGSAVIAESAEPSLIISLAVAVTIGVKGWLVIDYFMELRNAHPYFRFAMNLYFVILPLMILMVYLFPEGIANLVDLEK, from the coding sequence ATGTTTACTGTACTTAATTACCGGTTCAAAAATTATGTATGGCTGGTTCTGATCACACTGACCCTCGGCAGCGCAGTAATTGCGGAATCTGCCGAACCGAGTCTGATTATATCTCTGGCCGTTGCCGTGACCATTGGAGTTAAAGGCTGGCTTGTGATTGATTATTTTATGGAATTGCGGAATGCCCACCCGTATTTTCGGTTTGCGATGAATCTTTATTTTGTGATCCTGCCACTTATGATTCTGATGGTATATCTCTTCCCGGAAGGTATTGCGAATCTGGTGGATCTGGAGAAATAG
- a CDS encoding cytochrome c oxidase subunit 3 family protein, with protein sequence MADNHVVTSRDVLGEVPPVNFLPKPNRIPGNGAVWVGIYAEMTEFALMFLVYFIAKVFHQEVFNQGPLQLNTLAGTLNTLALLTSSYCVAKAVTSVRMNRIITAIRWLWGTIICAVFYLVVKTWEYYWNIEQGIGIETNLFFTVYYYMTFNHFLHVGWGGGAILWAIYRLKCGAYTADNHDGLEAIACYWHMIDLVWIIIFPLLYVLR encoded by the coding sequence ATGGCTGATAATCACGTGGTCACAAGTAGAGATGTTCTGGGGGAAGTTCCGCCAGTTAATTTTCTGCCGAAACCAAACAGAATTCCGGGTAATGGAGCCGTATGGGTTGGTATTTACGCCGAAATGACAGAATTCGCTCTGATGTTTCTGGTTTACTTTATTGCCAAAGTATTTCATCAGGAGGTATTTAATCAGGGGCCTCTGCAACTCAATACTCTGGCAGGCACCCTGAACACTCTGGCGTTGTTAACGAGCAGTTATTGTGTGGCGAAAGCGGTTACCAGTGTTCGGATGAACCGGATCATAACGGCGATCCGCTGGCTTTGGGGCACCATCATCTGTGCGGTTTTCTATCTGGTGGTCAAAACCTGGGAGTACTACTGGAATATTGAGCAGGGGATTGGGATTGAAACAAACCTGTTTTTTACTGTGTATTACTACATGACCTTCAATCACTTCCTGCATGTAGGCTGGGGTGGCGGTGCAATCCTCTGGGCGATTTACAGGCTTAAGTGCGGTGCTTATACCGCTGATAATCATGATGGCCTGGAAGCCATCGCCTGCTACTGGCACATGATCGATCTGGTCTGGATTATTATCTTTCCGCTGCTTTATGTTCTGAGGTAA
- a CDS encoding 4a-hydroxytetrahydrobiopterin dehydratase yields MMAMSEAYDEAQIELALNTLNDGLESPWERRGDTIFKQFKFRSFVRAFGFMSSVAIICDKQNHHPEWFNCYNKVDITLTSHDVGGLSERDFKLATSVEKLLV; encoded by the coding sequence ATGATGGCAATGTCGGAAGCCTATGATGAAGCACAGATTGAGTTGGCACTGAATACTCTGAATGATGGACTGGAGTCCCCCTGGGAGCGACGTGGCGATACGATTTTTAAGCAGTTTAAGTTTCGTAGCTTTGTACGGGCCTTTGGGTTTATGAGTTCGGTGGCGATTATTTGCGATAAGCAGAATCATCATCCTGAGTGGTTTAATTGTTATAACAAGGTGGATATAACGCTGACATCGCATGATGTTGGTGGTTTGAGTGAGAGGGATTTTAAACTGGCTACTTCGGTTGAGAAGTTATTGGTTTAG